One window of the Amycolatopsis mediterranei genome contains the following:
- a CDS encoding 27-O-demethylrifamycin SV methyltransferase, which translates to MTKPTPNEIGKGYDAFADLLDQLWGENLHHGYWDDESATLEEATTRLTDRLAGMLPLRAGDRLLDIGCGNGEPAIRMATANDVMVTGISISEKQVERANDRAYKADVDDRVVFEYADAMELPYPDASFDVVWALESLHHMPDRWHVIRQAARVLRPGGRLALGDFLLVPSPAGLEADAERVREVGKGVVAVVSLDEYQAHLREAGLEPESAEDVSQYTRPSWTKAAERFEGLREQALQHIEAAQFEVTLGRFRAFSEEPSLGYVLLTARKPD; encoded by the coding sequence GTGACGAAGCCGACTCCGAACGAGATTGGTAAGGGCTACGACGCTTTCGCGGACCTGCTCGACCAGCTCTGGGGTGAAAACCTGCACCACGGATACTGGGACGACGAGTCCGCGACGCTCGAAGAGGCCACCACGCGGCTGACCGACCGGCTGGCCGGGATGCTCCCGCTGCGCGCCGGCGACCGGCTGCTCGACATCGGCTGCGGCAACGGCGAACCGGCGATCCGGATGGCCACCGCGAACGACGTCATGGTCACCGGCATCTCGATCAGCGAGAAGCAGGTGGAACGGGCGAACGACCGCGCGTACAAGGCCGACGTGGACGACCGGGTCGTCTTCGAGTACGCCGACGCGATGGAGCTGCCGTACCCGGACGCGTCGTTCGACGTCGTCTGGGCGCTGGAGTCCCTGCACCACATGCCGGACCGCTGGCACGTGATCCGCCAGGCGGCCCGGGTGCTGCGGCCGGGCGGCCGCCTGGCGCTCGGCGACTTCCTGCTCGTGCCGAGCCCGGCCGGCCTCGAGGCCGACGCCGAGCGCGTGCGCGAGGTGGGCAAGGGCGTGGTGGCGGTCGTCTCGCTCGACGAGTACCAGGCGCACCTGCGCGAGGCCGGGCTGGAGCCCGAATCCGCCGAGGACGTCAGCCAGTACACCCGGCCGTCGTGGACCAAGGCGGCGGAGCGGTTCGAAGGACTGCGGGAACAGGCCCTGCAGCACATCGAGGCCGCGCAGTTCGAGGTCACCCTCGGCCGGTTCCGCGCGTTCAGCGAGGAACCGTCGCTGGGGTACGTCCTGCTGACCGCGCGCAAGCCCGACTGA
- a CDS encoding thiamine pyrophosphate-dependent enzyme, translating into MQMTEENLRGLFGRMTGDEKHGWAAASTLHAIWVLYERVLNVSPSNIDDPGRDRFYLSKGHGPMAYYAVLAAKGFIEPETLDTWRQWGSPLGMHPDRNLAPGVEISSGSLGHGLPLGVGTALGLRAQGRDARVVVLMGDGEFDEGSNHETMAIAGRLGLGSLTAVVIDNKTASLGWPGGIAGRFEQEGWAATTVDGRDHDALEKALTGETDGRPRAVIAEILPIEEGSTA; encoded by the coding sequence ATGCAGATGACCGAAGAGAACCTCCGCGGCCTGTTCGGCCGGATGACGGGGGACGAGAAGCACGGCTGGGCCGCGGCGTCGACATTGCACGCGATCTGGGTGCTCTACGAACGCGTGCTCAACGTGTCGCCGTCGAACATCGACGACCCCGGCCGGGACCGGTTCTACCTCTCCAAGGGACACGGCCCGATGGCCTACTACGCGGTGCTCGCCGCGAAGGGCTTCATCGAGCCGGAAACGCTGGACACCTGGCGGCAGTGGGGTTCGCCGCTGGGCATGCACCCGGACCGCAACCTGGCGCCCGGCGTGGAGATCAGCAGCGGCTCCCTCGGCCACGGGCTCCCGCTCGGCGTCGGCACCGCGCTCGGGCTGCGCGCCCAGGGCCGCGACGCCCGCGTGGTCGTCCTGATGGGCGACGGCGAGTTCGACGAGGGCAGCAACCACGAGACGATGGCGATCGCCGGACGGCTCGGGCTGGGCAGCCTCACCGCGGTCGTCATCGACAACAAGACGGCGAGCCTCGGCTGGCCGGGCGGCATCGCCGGGCGCTTCGAACAGGAGGGCTGGGCCGCCACCACGGTCGACGGCCGCGACCACGACGCGCTGGAGAAGGCGCTGACCGGGGAGACCGACGGGCGGCCGCGCGCGGTCATCGCGGAGATCCTCCCGATCGAGGAAGGGAGCACCGCATGA
- a CDS encoding transketolase family protein translates to MTAQVTRKQMRTVFAETVIESLATDPRVVMLTADISSWFFWEVKKDFPDRVHNFGIREQAMIDIAGGFALAGQRPVVHTYAPFLVERPFEQIKIGLGHQDVGAVLVSVGASYDDPSWGRTHQAPGDVALLDTLPGWTVHVPGHEDEVAPLLSKAIAGDNRVYVRLSERANSEAVPVSEKFTVLRRGKAGVVLAVGPVLDQVLAATATADVTVLYASTIRPFDHAGLREAVAAAAPNVVLVEPYLRGTSAFEVTEALGDVPHRLRSFGTWRDREARVYGTPEEHDRLFGVDAESLADSIARFVG, encoded by the coding sequence ATGACCGCCCAGGTGACCAGGAAGCAGATGCGGACCGTCTTCGCCGAGACGGTGATCGAGTCGCTGGCCACGGACCCGCGCGTGGTCATGCTGACCGCCGACATCTCGTCGTGGTTCTTCTGGGAGGTCAAGAAGGACTTCCCGGACCGCGTCCACAACTTCGGCATCCGCGAGCAGGCGATGATCGACATCGCCGGCGGCTTCGCGCTGGCCGGCCAGCGGCCGGTGGTGCACACGTACGCGCCGTTCCTGGTCGAGCGGCCGTTCGAGCAGATCAAGATCGGCCTCGGCCACCAGGACGTCGGCGCGGTGCTGGTCAGCGTGGGCGCCTCCTACGACGACCCGTCGTGGGGCCGCACCCACCAGGCCCCGGGCGACGTGGCGCTGCTGGACACGCTGCCGGGCTGGACGGTGCACGTCCCGGGCCACGAGGACGAGGTCGCGCCCCTGCTGAGCAAGGCCATCGCGGGTGACAACCGGGTCTACGTCCGGCTGTCCGAACGCGCGAACAGCGAAGCGGTGCCGGTGTCGGAGAAGTTCACGGTGCTGCGCCGGGGCAAGGCGGGCGTGGTGCTCGCGGTCGGCCCGGTGCTGGACCAGGTCCTGGCGGCCACGGCCACGGCGGACGTGACGGTGCTGTACGCCTCGACGATCCGCCCGTTCGACCACGCGGGCCTCCGGGAGGCGGTGGCCGCGGCGGCCCCGAACGTGGTGCTGGTCGAGCCGTACCTGCGCGGGACGTCGGCGTTCGAGGTGACCGAGGCTCTGGGAGACGTCCCGCACCGCCTGCGCTCGTTCGGAACCTGGCGCGACCGCGAAGCCCGCGTCTACGGAACGCCCGAGGAACACGACCGCCTGTTCGGCGTGGACGCCGAGTCGCTGGCGGATTCGATCGCCCGCTTCGTCGGCTGA
- a CDS encoding cytochrome P450, with the protein MTTKVTENAPSTESLRSPLPPEFVRREDPFHVPPALVAVSERGPVARATLAAGDPFWLVSGYEEARAVLSDPRFSSDRFQYHPRFKELSPEFRERLRDDKARAGSFINMDPPEHTRYRKLLTGQFTVRRIRELGARIDEIVAGRVDAMLAGGTTADLMTEFAFPAPSLMICELLGVRYEDRAEFQQRASALLQMNAPVAEAVKNADALRAFMQALVTDKRANPAGDIISGLIHHAGADPALTDDELINIANLLLIAGYDTTASMLGLGIFVLLQRPAQLATLRDDPSRIADAVEELLRYLSVVNPGIFRFAKEDLEFAGEHIPAGSTVVVSVVATNRDARHWPDPDLDLTRPRGPHLAFGHGVHQCLGQQLARMEMQAGYAELLRRLPNVRLAVPPEEVPLRNDMLTYGVHSLPIAWDAP; encoded by the coding sequence GTGACGACCAAAGTGACCGAAAACGCGCCCAGCACCGAATCGCTGCGCTCACCACTCCCTCCGGAGTTCGTCCGGCGCGAAGACCCGTTCCACGTGCCGCCCGCTTTGGTGGCCGTCTCCGAACGGGGTCCCGTCGCCCGGGCGACACTGGCCGCCGGCGACCCGTTCTGGCTCGTGTCCGGGTACGAGGAAGCGCGCGCGGTGCTGTCGGACCCGCGCTTTTCCTCCGACCGGTTCCAGTACCACCCGCGGTTCAAGGAACTGTCGCCCGAATTCCGGGAGCGCCTGCGGGACGACAAAGCGCGCGCGGGGTCGTTCATCAACATGGACCCGCCGGAGCACACCCGGTACCGGAAACTGCTCACCGGGCAGTTCACCGTCCGGCGGATCCGCGAGCTCGGCGCCCGGATCGACGAGATCGTCGCCGGCCGGGTGGACGCCATGCTGGCCGGCGGGACCACCGCCGACCTGATGACCGAATTCGCGTTTCCGGCGCCTTCGCTGATGATCTGCGAGCTGCTCGGGGTGCGGTACGAGGACCGGGCGGAGTTCCAGCAGCGCGCGTCGGCCCTGCTGCAGATGAACGCCCCGGTCGCGGAGGCGGTGAAGAACGCCGACGCCCTGCGCGCGTTCATGCAGGCGCTGGTCACGGACAAGCGGGCGAACCCGGCGGGCGACATCATCTCCGGCCTGATCCACCACGCCGGCGCCGACCCCGCGCTCACCGACGACGAGCTGATCAACATCGCCAACCTGCTGCTCATCGCCGGCTACGACACCACGGCGAGCATGCTGGGGCTGGGCATCTTCGTGCTGCTGCAGCGCCCCGCCCAGCTCGCCACGCTGCGCGACGACCCGTCCCGCATCGCCGACGCGGTCGAGGAGCTGCTGCGCTACCTGTCCGTGGTGAACCCGGGGATCTTCCGCTTCGCCAAGGAGGACCTGGAGTTCGCCGGCGAGCACATCCCGGCCGGTTCGACGGTGGTGGTCTCCGTGGTGGCGACCAACCGCGACGCGCGGCACTGGCCGGACCCGGACCTCGACCTGACCCGCCCCCGCGGCCCCCACCTGGCGTTCGGCCACGGCGTGCACCAGTGCCTCGGCCAGCAGCTGGCCCGGATGGAGATGCAGGCGGGCTACGCCGAGCTGCTGCGCCGCCTGCCGAACGTTCGCCTGGCGGTGCCGCCGGAGGAGGTTCCGCTGCGCAACGACATGCTGACTTACGGGGTGCACTCGCTTCCGATCGCCTGGGACGCTCCCTAA
- a CDS encoding type II 3-dehydroquinate dehydratase, whose protein sequence is MPDVLLLNGPNLGVLGRREPEIYGTDTLADIEKAVAEEVRPRGWTVVPVQRDGEGELVGAIHQHRDTTVGAIVNPGALMIAGWSLRDALASYEPPWIEVHLSNVWAREQFRHDSVIAPLASGVVVGLGAFGYRLAAQALLHLSAESPNGLR, encoded by the coding sequence TTGCCCGACGTCCTGCTGCTGAACGGTCCCAACCTGGGTGTGCTGGGCCGGCGCGAGCCCGAGATCTACGGCACCGACACGCTCGCCGACATCGAAAAGGCGGTCGCCGAGGAGGTGCGGCCCCGCGGCTGGACCGTCGTCCCGGTCCAGCGCGACGGCGAGGGCGAGCTGGTCGGCGCGATCCACCAGCACCGCGACACGACGGTCGGCGCGATCGTCAACCCCGGTGCGCTGATGATCGCCGGCTGGAGCCTGCGCGACGCGCTGGCCAGCTACGAGCCGCCGTGGATCGAGGTCCACCTGAGCAACGTGTGGGCGCGCGAGCAGTTCCGGCACGACTCGGTCATCGCCCCGCTGGCGAGCGGGGTGGTGGTCGGCCTCGGCGCCTTCGGCTACCGCCTGGCCGCACAGGCGTTGCTGCACCTGTCCGCCGAATCGCCGAATGGGCTCCGCTGA
- a CDS encoding helix-turn-helix transcriptional regulator translates to MQRSCDTAGFLRRSASSWFNGRLDTGLHCARAAATGNRRESDELSQLARFWYVGLLIKARDLDAGRRVLESAEADRGGAASDRMTAVEHNVRGSLLFAMGSVDDAMAEISTGLRIAERCGDRSLRPPSYVVLALGALRRADMRACRHFVDKLSDEALLGYFGQAPGAWVAAQAVEARSGVESAASLIAGIVTNPVVLRQLLVSEPAAASWLVRACVKLGAHDLAKASAAESAALAAEQPEFSVIRGSALHAAGLLEQDAAKLHEAADIHPDRWCAASAREDLASLLTVRCSERDRTIRILESVLDTYTSVSATRDSARVVNKLREYGVRRGTTRTVECEGTVPHGLTNTEFAVAELVSQGHTNNEVGRQLFISRHTVAFHLKKVFQKMNLTSRVELAAAWKVFS, encoded by the coding sequence ATGCAGCGGTCCTGTGACACCGCTGGTTTCCTCCGCCGCTCGGCCTCGTCGTGGTTCAACGGGCGGCTCGACACGGGGTTGCACTGTGCCAGGGCAGCGGCCACGGGCAACCGCCGGGAATCCGACGAACTCAGCCAGCTGGCTCGGTTCTGGTACGTCGGGTTGCTGATCAAGGCCCGGGACCTCGACGCGGGCCGCCGGGTGCTCGAGTCGGCGGAGGCGGATCGGGGCGGGGCAGCCTCCGACCGCATGACCGCCGTCGAGCACAACGTGCGGGGCAGCCTGCTGTTCGCCATGGGCAGCGTCGACGACGCGATGGCGGAAATCAGCACCGGGCTGCGGATCGCCGAGCGCTGTGGTGACCGGTCGCTGCGGCCGCCCAGTTACGTCGTGCTGGCGCTGGGTGCCCTTCGCCGCGCGGACATGCGGGCGTGCCGCCACTTCGTCGACAAGCTGTCGGACGAAGCGCTGCTCGGTTACTTCGGGCAGGCGCCGGGAGCGTGGGTGGCCGCGCAGGCCGTGGAAGCCCGCAGCGGCGTGGAGAGCGCGGCGAGCCTGATCGCCGGGATCGTGACGAACCCGGTGGTGCTCCGGCAGCTGCTGGTGTCGGAACCGGCGGCGGCGTCCTGGCTGGTCCGCGCGTGCGTCAAGCTCGGCGCGCACGACCTGGCGAAGGCTTCGGCGGCGGAGTCCGCCGCGCTGGCCGCCGAGCAGCCGGAGTTCAGCGTGATCCGCGGCTCCGCCCTGCACGCGGCGGGCCTGCTGGAGCAGGACGCGGCCAAGCTCCACGAGGCGGCCGACATCCACCCCGACCGCTGGTGCGCGGCCTCGGCGCGCGAGGACCTGGCGAGCCTGCTGACCGTCCGGTGTTCCGAACGCGACCGGACGATCAGGATCCTCGAGTCGGTCCTGGACACGTACACGTCGGTGAGCGCCACCCGCGACTCGGCCCGGGTGGTGAACAAGCTCCGCGAGTACGGCGTCCGCCGCGGCACGACCCGGACGGTCGAGTGCGAAGGCACCGTCCCGCACGGGCTGACGAACACGGAGTTCGCGGTGGCGGAGCTGGTGAGCCAGGGCCACACCAACAACGAGGTGGGCCGGCAGCTGTTCATCTCCCGGCACACGGTGGCGTTCCACCTGAAGAAGGTGTTCCAGAAGATGAACCTCACCTCCAGGGTCGAGCTGGCGGCGGCGTGGAAGGTGTTCTCGTAG
- a CDS encoding DNA-directed RNA polymerase subunit beta yields the protein MAVSPANQATAATTSAESRSEATGIPGAPKRVSFAKIREPLNTPNLLDVQIQSFQWFTGDEAWFQRRVEEGEENPVGGLEEVLNEISPIEDFSGSMSLSFSAPRFDEVKASIEECKDKDMTYAAPLFVTAEFVNNNTGEIKSQTVFLGDFPVMTDKGTFVINGTERVVVSQLVRSPGVYYSKDIDKTSDKDVFSVRVIPSRGAWLEFDVDKRDTVGVRIDRKRRQPVTVLLKALGWTTEAIRERFSFSETLLATLEKDHTAGTDEALLDIYRKLRPGEPPTKESAQTLLENLFFKAKRYDLAKVGRYKVNKKLGLSTPIENGTLTEEDIVTIIEYLVRLHAGEDKMTAANNTEIPVETDDIDHFGNRRIRTVGELIQNQIRVGLSRTERVVRERMTTQDVEAITPQTLINIRPIGAAIKEFFGTSQLSQFMQQTNPIDGLTHKRRLNALGPGGLSRERAGMEVRDVHPSHYGRMCPIETPEGPNIGLIGSLCSYARVNPFGFIETPYRKVVEGRVTDQIDYLTADEEDRFVKAQANAPISDDGTFIEDRVMARRKGGEVELIDPLDIDYMDVSPRQMVSIATAMIPFLEHDDANRALMGANMQRQAVPLLRSQAPYVGTGVELRAAIDSGDMLVAEQSGVVEELSADLITVMHDDGTRKSYSLYKFRRSNHGTCFNHRPIVNEGDRIEAGQVIADGPSTENGEVALGKNLLVAVMPWEGHNYEDAIILSERLVQDDVLTSIHIEEHEIDARDTKLGAEEITRDIPNVSEEVLADLDERGIIRIGAEVRDGDILVGKVTPKGETELTPEERLLRAIFGEKAREVRDTSLKVPHGETGKVIGIRVFSREDDDELPPGVNELVRVYVAQKRKIQPGDKLAGRHGNKGVIGKILPVEDMPFMEDGTPVDIILNTHGVPRRMNIGQILELHLGWLASQGWTIEGDPDWAKNLSAELRDVAPGTNTATPVFDGAKEEELTGLLSATKPNRDGERMVKENGKANLFDGRSGEPYPYPVAVGYMYILKLHHLVDDKIHARSTGPYSMITQQPLGGKAQFGGQRFGEMECWAMQAYGAAYTLQELLTIKSDDVVGRVKVYEAIVKGENIPEPGIPESFKVLLKELQSLCLNVEVLSSDGSSIEMRDSDDEDLERAAANLGINLSRNESPSVDDVVH from the coding sequence TTGGCAGTCTCTCCCGCGAACCAGGCCACTGCTGCGACCACCTCGGCTGAATCTCGCTCGGAGGCCACGGGAATCCCCGGCGCGCCCAAGCGGGTTTCCTTCGCAAAGATTCGCGAACCCCTGAACACCCCCAACCTGCTCGACGTCCAGATCCAGTCGTTCCAGTGGTTCACCGGGGACGAAGCGTGGTTCCAGCGCCGTGTCGAGGAAGGTGAAGAGAACCCGGTCGGCGGCCTCGAAGAGGTCCTCAACGAGATCTCCCCGATCGAAGACTTCTCCGGTTCGATGTCCCTGTCCTTCTCCGCCCCGCGCTTCGACGAGGTCAAGGCCTCGATCGAGGAGTGCAAGGACAAGGACATGACGTACGCGGCCCCGCTGTTCGTCACGGCGGAGTTCGTCAACAACAACACGGGCGAGATCAAGAGCCAGACGGTCTTCCTGGGCGACTTCCCGGTGATGACCGACAAGGGCACCTTCGTCATCAACGGCACCGAGCGTGTCGTGGTGTCCCAGCTGGTCCGCTCGCCGGGCGTCTACTACTCCAAGGACATCGACAAGACGAGCGACAAGGACGTCTTCAGCGTCCGCGTCATCCCGAGCCGCGGTGCCTGGCTGGAGTTCGACGTCGACAAGCGCGACACCGTCGGCGTCCGCATCGACCGCAAGCGCCGCCAGCCGGTCACCGTGCTGCTGAAGGCGCTCGGCTGGACCACCGAGGCGATCCGCGAGCGCTTCTCCTTCTCGGAGACGCTGCTCGCCACCCTCGAGAAGGACCACACCGCCGGCACCGACGAGGCGCTGCTCGACATCTACCGCAAGCTCCGCCCGGGCGAACCGCCCACCAAGGAGAGCGCGCAGACCCTGCTGGAGAACCTGTTCTTCAAGGCGAAGCGCTACGACCTGGCCAAGGTCGGCCGGTACAAGGTCAACAAGAAGCTGGGCCTCTCGACCCCGATCGAGAACGGCACGCTGACCGAAGAGGACATCGTCACGATCATCGAGTACCTGGTCCGGCTGCACGCCGGCGAGGACAAGATGACCGCGGCGAACAACACCGAGATCCCGGTCGAGACCGACGACATCGACCACTTCGGCAACCGCCGGATCCGGACCGTCGGCGAGCTGATCCAGAACCAGATCCGGGTCGGCCTGTCGCGCACTGAGCGCGTCGTCCGCGAGCGCATGACCACGCAGGACGTCGAGGCGATCACCCCGCAGACCCTGATCAACATCCGCCCGATCGGCGCGGCGATCAAGGAGTTCTTCGGCACCTCGCAGCTGTCGCAGTTCATGCAGCAGACGAACCCGATCGACGGCCTGACCCACAAGCGCCGCCTCAACGCGCTGGGCCCGGGTGGTCTGTCGCGTGAGCGCGCCGGCATGGAGGTCCGCGACGTCCACCCGTCGCACTACGGCCGGATGTGCCCGATCGAGACGCCGGAAGGCCCGAACATCGGCCTGATCGGCTCGCTCTGCTCCTACGCGCGGGTCAACCCGTTCGGCTTCATCGAGACGCCGTACCGCAAGGTCGTCGAGGGCCGGGTCACCGACCAGATCGACTACCTGACCGCGGACGAAGAAGACCGGTTCGTCAAGGCCCAGGCCAACGCGCCGATCTCGGACGACGGCACCTTCATCGAAGACCGGGTCATGGCCCGCCGCAAGGGCGGCGAGGTCGAGCTGATCGACCCGCTCGACATCGACTACATGGACGTGTCGCCGCGGCAGATGGTCTCGATCGCGACGGCGATGATCCCGTTCCTCGAGCACGACGACGCGAACCGCGCGCTGATGGGCGCGAACATGCAGCGTCAGGCCGTGCCGCTGCTGCGCAGCCAGGCGCCGTACGTCGGCACCGGCGTGGAGCTGCGGGCCGCGATCGACTCCGGCGACATGCTGGTCGCCGAGCAGTCGGGCGTGGTGGAGGAGCTGTCGGCGGACCTGATCACGGTCATGCACGACGACGGCACGCGGAAGAGCTACAGCCTCTACAAGTTCCGCCGCTCGAACCACGGCACCTGCTTCAACCACCGCCCGATCGTCAACGAGGGCGACCGGATCGAAGCGGGCCAGGTCATCGCCGACGGCCCGTCCACCGAAAACGGTGAGGTGGCGCTCGGCAAGAACCTGCTGGTCGCGGTCATGCCGTGGGAGGGCCACAACTACGAGGACGCGATCATCCTCTCCGAGCGCCTGGTGCAGGACGACGTGCTGACGTCGATCCACATCGAGGAGCACGAGATCGATGCCCGCGACACGAAGCTGGGCGCCGAGGAGATCACCCGGGACATCCCGAACGTCTCCGAAGAAGTCCTGGCCGACCTCGACGAGCGCGGCATCATCCGGATCGGTGCCGAGGTCCGCGACGGCGACATCCTGGTCGGCAAGGTCACGCCGAAGGGCGAGACCGAGCTGACCCCGGAGGAGCGCCTGCTCCGCGCGATCTTCGGCGAGAAGGCCCGCGAGGTCCGCGACACCTCCCTGAAGGTGCCGCACGGCGAGACCGGCAAGGTCATCGGCATCCGGGTGTTCTCCCGCGAGGACGACGACGAGCTGCCCCCGGGCGTCAACGAGCTGGTCCGCGTCTACGTGGCCCAGAAGCGCAAGATCCAGCCGGGCGACAAGCTCGCCGGCCGGCACGGGAACAAGGGTGTCATCGGCAAGATCCTGCCGGTCGAGGACATGCCGTTCATGGAGGACGGCACCCCGGTCGACATCATCCTGAACACCCACGGTGTCCCGCGACGGATGAACATCGGCCAGATCCTCGAGCTGCACCTGGGCTGGCTGGCGTCGCAGGGCTGGACGATCGAGGGCGACCCCGACTGGGCGAAGAACCTGTCGGCCGAGCTCCGCGACGTCGCGCCCGGCACGAACACCGCCACCCCGGTGTTCGACGGCGCGAAGGAAGAGGAGCTCACCGGGCTGCTCAGCGCGACCAAGCCGAACCGCGACGGTGAGCGCATGGTCAAGGAGAACGGGAAGGCCAACCTGTTCGACGGCCGCTCGGGCGAGCCGTACCCGTACCCGGTCGCGGTCGGCTACATGTACATCCTGAAGCTGCACCACCTGGTCGACGACAAGATCCACGCCCGCTCCACCGGTCCGTACTCGATGATCACGCAGCAGCCGCTGGGTGGTAAGGCGCAGTTCGGTGGCCAGCGCTTCGGTGAGATGGAGTGCTGGGCGATGCAGGCGTACGGCGCTGCCTACACGCTGCAGGAGCTGCTGACGATCAAGTCGGACGACGTGGTCGGCCGCGTCAAGGTGTACGAGGCCATCGTCAAGGGGGAGAACATCCCCGAGCCGGGCATCCCGGAGTCGTTCAAGGTGCTCCTCAAGGAGCTCCAGTCGCTGTGCCTCAACGTCGAGGTGCTCTCCAGCGACGGCTCCTCGATCGAGATGCGCGACTCCGACGACGAGGACCTCGAGCGCGCCGCGGCGAACCTCGGCATCAACCTGTCCCGCAACGAGTCGCCCTCGGTGGACGACGTCGTGCACTGA